The sequence AAATGTTAGCCAAACTGTTCCTTAGAGCCTTGGATTTTGCCAAGGCATGACCGCTTGTAATGTCGAATCAACGGTCAAACCTGTAAAATCTGTCCAATTTACAAACATATTATGTGTACAACACGATGCATAACTTTCATGCTTGGTAAAATATTGTTAAAGTTCAACTGGCATGAACCAGATGTCCAGGGATTATTCTGTAACTTCTATGATGATAGGAATAAACATAAATTTTGCTTTGATGTATTCTAGTTTTATTTTGAGTAATATAGGATTTTTCTTGTGTTTGTACCCATTCTTAAACGAGTTAGAGTTGTATTTCTTATCTAGTATATAAACTTGAGCTTGTGATTTAATCTCTTATGTATTGCAGGTGGCGAAGCGATTGGAGAAGTTTAAAACAACAATTTTCACACAGATGAGCATGCTCGCCGTGAAGCATGGAGCAATAAACCTTGGTCAGGGCTTTCCCAATTTTGATGGCCCTGACTTTGTCAAAGAGGCTGCTATTGAGGCTATCAAGGATGGAAAGAATCAGTATGCAAGAGGATATGGTGTGCCTGAATTGAACTCAGCTGTTGCTGAAAGATTTCTCAAGGACAGTGGATTGCAGATCGATCCTGATAAGGAAGTTACTGTTACATCTGGGTGCACAGAAGCAATAGCTGCAACGATATTGGGTCTGATCAACCCTGGGGATGAAGTGATCTTGTTTGCTCCATTCTATGATTCTTATGAGGCTACACTGTCCATGGCTGGTGCGAATGTTAAAGCCATTACACTACGCCCTCCAGACTTTGCAGTCCCTCTTGAAGAGCTAAAGGCCGCAGTCTCGAAGAATACCAGAGCAATAATGATCAATACACCTCACAATCCTACTGGGAAAATGTTTACAAGGGAGGAACTTGAATTCATTGCTGATCTCTGCAAGGAAAATGATGTGTTGCTCTTTGCCGATGAGGTCTATGACAAGTTGGCGTTTGAGGCAGATCATATATCAATGGCTTCAATTCCTGGCATGTATGAGAGGACCGTCACCATGAACTCTCTGGGGAAGACGTTCTCCTTAACCGGATGGAAGATCGGCTGGGCGATAGCACCACCGCACCTGACATGGGGCGTGAGGCAGGCACACTCCTTCCTCACATTCGCCACCTCCACACCAATGCAATCAGCAGCGGCGGCAGCTCTGAGAGCACCAGACAGCTACTTCGAGGAGCTGAAGAGGGACTACGGCGCAAAGAAAGCACTGCTGGTCGACGGGCTTAAGGCCGCGGGCTTCATCGTCTACCCGTCAAGCGGAACCTACTTCGTCATGGTCGACCACACCCCGTTCGGGTTCGACAACGACATCGAGTTCTGCGAGTACTTGATCCGCGAGGTTGGCGTGGTCGCCATCCCGCCCAGCGTGTTCTACCTGAACCCCGAGGACGGGAAGAACCTGGTGAGGTTCACCTTCTGCAAGGACGACGACACGCTGAGGGCCGCGGTGGACCGGATGAAGGCCAAGCTGAGGAAGAAATGATTGGGGGGCAGTTTCGTGTAGCTGTTGATTGATCGTTGAGTTGAATAAAAGACCTGCCTGATCTGATCCGCATTCCGGTGCGATGCATGTAGTAACACTTTTCTGGCAGCAGTTATCTATATGTCCTGTCTGTGACTTCATCTCTTGCGTCCTTGCTATTTTGTCTGTGTAAGGCGATGGCGACGGCTCGGGGCAGCTGACGGTCGTACGAGTACTAGAACTTGTGCAGAGCAAACCTGCGGCTCGTCTGCTATTGGCTCGGGCCTTTTCACCTGTCGTGTCACCACTCCATCAATCAAAGTGATCACAGCAGAGTGCTTGATTTGTAGCACAAGTGAAAAACATGCACTTGTAAAATTCTACCTCCTTCTAGTGTAATTGATCTACCAAAGCTTCAGCTCTATCATTGACATTTGAAAGCCCTGTCATTTGAGAGCCAAATAAATGTGTCAAGCCGCCTCCTTTTACTTGCACGACACCGGTTCCCCTGGTGTCATTATCAGATTGTTACATTACACGCACGACATGTCCGGACAAAAACGTCGTCCGCACACAGTACCATCCGTGCGATTCGCGAAACTCGTAGCCGCGAACGGACCATTCCGTGCACGGCGCTGCATCGCCAGGAGCCCAGGAGGGGCCGCCTCCACGGCCACATGTGCTCCGGTGAAGATAGATCGCCCATGGGCCATGGGTTGTTGTTTCTTGTGTGCGCCATGAAAACTGTGACGCCCGCCCGCCCTGCTGTTACCATCGCAGTTACCCAGCGCCACACACCAGACCAGACCGGAGACGGTTGGCTGGGAAACGAATCAAACGACGATAAGAACGGGCCGCACCACTCAGTCGCACCGGTCGGTCATACGAGGCGGGACGTGGCACACCAGACGCGCGACCGTATTCCCCCGATGCCAATCCGTTGCCCGGGTTCACACACACCTCACGCCCACGCCGCCATGGCACGGCGGCATGTGGCGCCATGCCATGCTGATTGCCGTTTGCTTCTCTCCTCCTCTCGACAGCGACAGCGACTGATGCGACGGACGTGAAAAATACATTATCCCTCGTCTTTGCGCCGTCAGCATGTTGCAGCACGAATAATCGCGCGCGCACACATATACACACACCGCTGAGAGATGTATTATGTAGATATAAACAATGGCCCGGCGCTCGTCAACGGCACTGCCCCGTCGATATTTGTTACAGTGCTAGTGGACAATGTCGAAATTGTAGTTTAGACCGGCTGTCGAGCATAGTTGCATATGGCTGTCACGCGAGCCCTGTCTGGTTGCAACTACACTAGTATGATGATTTCTTTTCTTTTGGCAAACAAACTGATCCTATGATGAGTGATTGGTGCGTCTGCCTGCGCGCCCTTGGTTTGCCGTTGCCGTTGCCGACCTGGAGAGTGGAGTGCTTGTGTGTATATAAAAGAAGCGTACGGGCGAGTTTCCAACGTCTAATTTTTCGCACATGGCACGAAAGAAGTGCGGTTCCGGCTCCCGAGCGGTCTCTGCATCGAGCGAGATGCAGTGACCGGCCATCCTGCTGGTATGATTGGTATTGAATCTCTACGCCAAGGCCAAGGGGTACGAATTAGTACGGTGGGGGTGCTTGTTTATGGTTGCTAGCAGGTGCTTAGTACGGCACTATGCTATTACTAGTATCTACTTACTCCCACAGTACTAGTAACAACTTTTTGTATTCTTTCGTTTACTCCATCGGATGCTAATTACCAAACATCGGATGCTAGTACTCCCAAGTACTGGTAATTACCGTCGCAAGCAAGCAACCATCGTACTAGTACTATTACCTCGCTGCGCCACAACTGAAGTAGTGTGAGCAGTGACACAAATAAGCGCGTGACATGTCCGTTATGTACCTATAACCGTGACCTGACGCACGCTCCAACTGCCGACGACGTACTGCATGCACATTTACTGCTGTGTGAGGTTGGACCTGGGTGGGacgcatgaatgaaacgaaacgAAATGAAAAGCCTCTGACCTCAGCAAACTCTTGTGTGCGTCAAACAACCAACAGAATCGCTCGAATCCCGGCCTCCCCTTGGTGTCAACAGTCAAAAGGCCGCCCAAGGAGCTCGGACGTGAAATGCCGCGGGTCGGGTCGGGTCGGGTCGGGTCGCACGCATGCATTTCTCAATCCCTTCACTGCCGGCCGGTTTTCAACCCGCCCGCCAAAGCGAGCCCCGTGTTACCTGGCTCCGTGATCCACCacccaccaacaccaccaccagtCCACCACCTACCTACCCGACGAGGCTCTGCGAGTACGCTTAACCAATGCACCACCAAGAAAAAGAGATCTCTCAAAACGCATGATCTCTAGTACTGTATGAATGTATGATCGATGCTACGCAGGTCGTCCACCCTGTGGCGTCACCGCCGTTGACAAAGAGCAAACGATATTCGGTTCGTCCGTTCAAAGTTCAAACAGGCCACGATAGGGCAGACCaaatccatcatcatcatcatcttcttcttcttcttcttctcgagtCTTGTCCACACGCTTCGAcgaaaaaagaaaaatgttttttaATAACTTTAAATGGAAAGTAagtataaaaagaagaaaaatgtaCCACCAATGTGGCAATTTCGTCTGGCCCGTCGATCACCTGCTCCATGAGCACGACTGCATGAGGCGTGCGTGTGATGCACAAGGAGGGAGAGGAAAGCTGCACGTTGCCTCTTGTTTGCTGGGAggcttttcctcttcaagggacgAATTAAAAAAGTActtttttttttgtgtgtgcgtTCTGTTTTTCCTGCGAAGTGGTTGCATGCGCTTTGAACGCAGGCAGGCGACAAGCGGAGGCTACAAGGCGGGCGATCCTTTCCACGGCCGGCTACCGTGGCGCAGCTCCTGTTTACTACTTGTCGGAGCTCACACCGCACCGCGGCGCCATCTTCTTCGTCCTCCTCTTATTATTTTTCTAAGTGGTCGGCATTGTATCATACTAGCCCATGACTGATGCGTCATGGAAGTATACTAAATGATCCGCGTTAACAAAACAATGGATGGATCGGGTGCCTGGTCACATGATGGCTACCGAAAGCAAGGTCTGTTGGCAGCGACGCATTCTTTGAACGAAACCATGGGGAGATGTTTATTTATATTATTAGCCGGTGAATTGATTTATAGAGAAAGAAAATGGTAAAAGGGATGAATGGGTCCTTGCCGTTGCGGGCCATGTCTGTGGCCTGCTTCTCACGCAAGCGAGAGCATCATGGGATCAACAGGCGTGAGTTGACCTCTTTCACGCTTGATCAAGGCCCCGTTCGTTTGGATGAACAATtcaattcattttttattttaatAAGAAAATAACACTAGTACTTCGTTCTTTCTTGCAGGAAAAACCAGTTCAGTTAACGCGCAAAGAAATAAGGGGAATTTTTCCATGTTCCAAAACAGGCCAACAAGTCACACGAAAAAATGGTTTCGAGCATGAAACAAAACACAACAATCATGTCATCAACAGATGCTCCTCTTAGTTTAGGCATGTCACCATGATTGAAGCCCTCAACATAGAATAACTAGGCAGATTATTTATTATCAACGATGTGTTAGGCTCATGCCGGGTTTGTAATTAGCCGTTGTGCGAGGCCAATAATCATGTCTAGAACCTGTTGCATCTTCTGCACAAAAGGAGAAAAGACGTTGGAATGGAAAGCGCAAGTTGGCTCCTGCTGCTTTTCATTCAAACAGAAACGGAAAACAGGAGAAGCTGCCGGGGTCAGAAAACCGGCCGCCGTTGGTTCTTCCCGCCCATGTTTTTTGATTGTACTGTAGACAGAACAGGAGCTCTtgccatgcatgcacacactgcgTCGCACAGTGGAGGAAGGCATGGCAGCCAGTGAGCAGAGAAACAGTGGAAGGCAGGTCGCCTTGAGATGAGCAATCCAGCACATTGGAGGATTAAGTTTTGTTTGgtttcaaataagtcaccaacttataagtcgaaagtGAAAAAAGTGatttattttgccaaacagacccgaCTTATAAGTCATCCCAatttataagtcataagttgcttcaccccaacttaaaacttataagtcacccccttttgcgTGGGGCCCATCACATGCATGATGTGGATTGGTGTGGGAAGGTgtgtcaggtgacttataagtcaggtgacaaccaaacaggcgtgacttataagtcatcggttttaagtcacctgacttacaagtcaggtgacttattggaacaGTGTAGGGGCTATTGAGTGTCACAAGCTCCGAGATCAGCCCTGTTTGCTCTGTACTTAAGGCCACCATCAGCAACAATTTAGAATGCGACATGTTTCTAGGGCACTACAGCGCATATGGACCATGTTTATACGCCCAATGTTTCTGCGATCGATCGACAAATTTGCGGGTCAAACGGTTTCAACAGCAACATGTTCCCAATGGATGTTAACGAAGATCGGTCGCGAAGATAAGAGCGACCATGAGGCATGCAGAATAATGTGGATTTCTGACATTATGGAATATGAGCATATGCAACATAATGCAGCGGAATCATTGGTTGGTGCCTTGGTGGTATGATTTTCCTGATCCACAAAATGGATAATAGCATACAGCAACAGCACTTCCCCCAGCACACAGCAACGCAATTGCGACAGCCTAACATTTCCTCCATGATTTCTTCCTCCCCTGCATTCATGCTTCTGGTGGGAAAATCTGGGGCAGCAAGGGGGGCCCAAGGCTATGAATCGCTGCTGCTGGTTTTGAATCGACACGGTGGGGCTCAGATTCAGGGAGTGGATAGGCAGCAAATGGTAGTACTGCAAatacaatactactactactactctgaTGATAGGGGCCAACATCACAGCTAAACAAAGTTGGTGAAGGACCGGAAGAAATTCACAACCCCCCATGTGCATCTCCGTGTCCTACCGTTGCAAAATGGGGAATCACCGCACATGGAGTCCGACCCGGGCAGTCAAGATTTAGATTGGTGCCATGAAAATGCTGCAGGTGCAAGTGCAAGCACATTCGTGGTATGTGCAAGTGCAATGCACACAGAGAACTTGCTTAGGATATGCAGCAAGTGGTAAGAAAGAACCAAGAAGGGCAACTGAACTGGAAAGGCTCACTCTTCCATTGATACAAACAACTTGGATCTATGTACAATTTACAGCTTGCTGGAAGGAAGGGGGGGAAGGAAGGGACCGCCGATGATCGCGATCGCGATCGTCGCAGGATCTGAGCTGTTTTTGAAATGCAAAACTTGTCAGCTCCGCTCCTCGGAGGCTCCCGCCTTGTTGCTGGTCTCTCTCACGGACTCGGAGCACGCGGTTGTGCCGCCccggtcgtcgtcgtcgccgtcgtctgAAACTCTCACCGATTAGTGTTATTGGCCTCCACTACCCTAATGTACAGTTAGAGGAAAGGGGCATGTTTTCTTGAACACACACGCTTCACACATAGGTATCGCAGAATTTCCCGTCCATCCTGTTCTGGACCGCCTTGatcgccgccacccgcgccgccgtgGCTGCCCTGTTCGCGGCCATGACCACCTTGTGCACCTGCTCGTCGACTCTCGGCAGGTGGAAGGCGTTCTCCGCGGCCCGTTGCGCAGCCTGATCATCATACAATGGAACCATTAGAATTCCACAAGGAATTGCAGAGGCAAGAAGACACCTAGGGAGCAATATGTGCAAGTAAATCGGTTTGTACCTGCACGGCACGCTCGACGGAAGGATCTGTTGGGGGCAGGGGGCTCTTGAGAGTCCCGAAGTCCCACTCCCCGGATCGCTTGTCGCCGTTCCGAAACGTGTACATTCCGAATCCCTGCTTCTTGCCTTCATGCCAGGAGCCTTCGTAGCAATGGCCATTGGCAAAGCGGTAGACACCGAAGCCGTGGATCTTGTCCCCGAAGTACTCCCCGGCATAGCGATCACCATTTCTGAAACAAATTGCAACACAACGTTAGAAATTAGCAACCAATGGACGAATTTCTCGCCGATGTTGCTTGAATTATTACTACTGTGAATGAATGAAGATGTGAGGCTTGAATTATTACTGTGAATGAAGATAGAGTAGTAAGGTTGTTGGAGTTATTAATGAAGCAATCGAACAGTTGAGAAGATATGGAAACAACAGTGTGACCAAATCAAATCAGGGAATTTCGCAAGAGGCTCACCGGAAATGGTAGCTGCCGAGGCCGTGCTTGACGCCGCACTTGAACTCCCCTACATAGGAGCTCCCGTCGGAGCAAGTCTGCGCGCCGATGCCGTGGCTCTGGCCGCCGGCCCACTCGCCGGCGTAGCAGTCGCCGCTGTAGAAGCGGTAGACCCCGTGGCcgtggcggaggccctggcggtACTGGCCGCGGTAGCGGCTGCCGCGCGCCCAGCTCTCGATGCCGTAGCCGTCGTACTTGCCGTCGACCCAGTCCCCCTCGTACTTGCCCTTGCCGAAGAAGTTGTAGACGCCGCTGCCGTTGCAGCGGCCCTTGTGGAACTCCCCCTCGTAGCAGTCGCCATTGCTGTAGAACTCGACGCCCTCCCGCACCACGCGGCCGTGCGCGGCGGCGCCGCCCCTGCCCTTGCCGTTGTCCCGGGCGTGGTGCGTCCTGTCGTCCTCGTCGCCGATGAACCACTGCACGGAGCCGGTCTGCGAGGAGCGGCGCATCCGCaggcggccgcggaggaggcgcgcggccgcggccgccgcggcgagcgcggcggtggcggcagccGCGAGGAGGAGTAGGTGGCGGTCGTCGCggaggaggagcagcaggaggagcaggGCGAGGGGGAGCGCGAGGATGAGGGCCGGGTGGGGCGGGCCGCCCGGGCGGAGGCGGTGCGGGTGCAGCGCCTTGCCCTGCGCCGGCGCCTGCGACTTCTTGTCGTCGGGCTCGGGGTCCTCGACCAGCACCGCCTGGAAGGAGGAGCAGTTGCGCACAGTCGGGGAGCGCAGCAGCGAGGAGGGCGTCCGCGTGAGCTTGCCCGCGCCGGCCCCGTGGCCGTCCATTGCTCGCCGGCGCCGCTCCCCGCCGCTGTCCCGTTCCTCAATTTCTGAcggatcttcttcctcctcggtcgccGGTGTGGAAGCCCCTGGGGCCGCGAACGCAGATCGGAGGGGAGGGGGGAGCAGAGGGGGGAGTGGGTGGAGCGgagagaagagaggagaggagaggaggggaggggaggcgggctGAGGGGTCTCTTATAACTACCGGGGGGGAGGTGAGCAGCTCGGGCGGGCGCCGACCTCGACCCGCCGTGCCTCGCGGATCCTCCTCCGAAACTCCTAGCGCCCCACGGCGGGCGCTGGGCACACTGCCATGTGGGGCGCCCTCCCTTGGTGGCGCCCGGGGTCAGTGGGTCGTTGACGGATCCCGCGGGATCGCGACCCGGGTGTTCCGCGGGGGCGAGGGAGGGAAGACAGGGTCTGTACTGCCGGTGTTTGATTGGTCCGGGCGGGTGCCTGCGCGCGGAGTAGTACCCGGCCGGGATCGGAATCGAACCGGACCCGACCGGACCGGGAGCGCCTTGTGCGTGAGTGTGGGCGGGAGGGGCCCGCCGGTTCCGGATCTGAATCCCTGGGGAAGGAGGAGTAGGGTAGGGTAGTGTGCGGTGCGGTGAGGCGAGTGCGTCCAAGGCTTGGCATGTGCGAGGGGGAGCGAGGGCGGAGGACGGTGGTCGAGGCCGCGCCGCGGCGACGGGGCCAAAAACGAACTGGACTGGCGCGGGCGCGGCACGGCGTGCCCAGCTTGGAAACGGCTGGGGGCTCCTGGCACCGCGTGCCTGGCCGCCTTGCCCCTCTTTGACCGCTGGACTTTTGGGGTAAAAAAAACCGTCACGTCCTGATGTTTTCTCGGTCGAGGCTCGCTTTTTCGCTGTCTTTTTAGCGGCCGCTTTCTTCTTTCTGTTGTGTATATGGAAGTGAAACGACTGGGCTTTCCAGTAATGTCTTACGCTCGTGGAGTACAGATGGATGGCGGCGTTGGGAAGAAAATATTTACATTAGTAAAGAGCGCTCGGCAACTTTCACTCTACCTTTTCTTCTACTACTACTTAACGTACCAGTAATATAATTAGGAAAGCGAAATAACATTGGCTTCAAGATCATAATTGTCTTCAAGATCATTGCTTTGAAAGATCTTCATTGCCTTCTTTCTCGCTGTTGTGGCTTGGCACGTTGCGAACATTGCCTTGTGATCCATCCATGCCGTCACCTTCACCGAAGCCACCTTGATAGACAGAATCTCCGGGCGCAACATTTGACATGCGCATAAATGTTTCATAATACACACCGTAAGTACACATAGACACAACCTCACATTCTATTCATATGAGCATGAAAAAAAAAACGATCGAAAAAGAAGAAGAGTTTTTTTTACCTTTGCGACACTTCATCGAGCATGCTGGAGACGGTGGCCGCGAGcatggggtggccggtgtcgacgGTGACGAGCTCCGTGGCGGACGCCGGAGCTCGGGCCTCAACGAAGACAACGCTCATGGCCACTATTTGGTCCGGGAGGATGGGAGGAGGTACTACGGGACCTACGTGGTACGGTGATCACAACGGTGGCATgcacgggaccaaaaggtcaccgggacCGTGCCGCAGACGAGCTCGTGCGGCTGCGAGCTCGGCTGcgaagggggcgacggctacgtgTGCGGAGAGGGGCAGGTAAGGGGGAGAACGGTGCGGGTGCTCACCATGGTCCCGCAGATGAGCAAAGCGGGCGCGGGGAAGGCTCGTGGTGGCCGGAATCGACGATGGTGTGTTGCGggtgatgggagtattttgtgtgataaaaatgaagcatggcctaactatatgattttatagggatgagctttctttggctatgctattttgataagacatggttatttgttagtatgcttcaagtattactatttttatgttttataagcttttattttgaatcatttggatctgaacaatcatgccacaataaagaaaattacattgagaaatatgctaggtagcatttcacatcaaaattttatttttatcatttacctactcgaggacgagcaggaattaagcttggggatgcttgatacgtctccaacgtatccataatttttgattgttccatgctattatattacccgttttggatgtttatgggatttaccctACACTTTTGTatcatatttgggactaacctactaatcggaggcccagcccgaattgctgttttttgcctatttcagtatttcgaaggaaaggaatatcaaacggagtccaaacggaatgaaaccttcgggagcgatctttttggaacaaacgcaacccaggggacttggagtggacgtcaagcaacaaacgaggcggccacgagggtacccggcgcgccccccaccctcatgggcccgcgtaccccgaaaacattcaggagcaccacggaaaactatttccaccgccgcaaccttctgtattcgtgagatcccatcttgcagccttcgccggcgctccgccagagggggaatcgaccatggagggcctctacatcatctccaaggcctctttgatgagttgtgagtagtttatcacagaccttcgggtccatagttattagctagatggcttcttctctctctttgaatctcaatacaaagttctcctcgatcttcttgtacatctattcgatgtaactctttttgtggtgtgtttgtcgagatccgatgaattgtggatttatgattaagtttttctatgaaatatttgaatctcctctaaattcttttatgtgtgattaagttatctttgcaagtctcttcgaattatcagtttgatttggcctactagattgatctttcttgcaacgggagaagtgcttagctttgggttcaatcttgcggtgtcctttcccagtgacagcaggggcaacaaggcacgtattgtattgttgccatcgaggataaaaagatggggtttatatcatattgcatgagtttatccctctacatcatgtcatctttcttaatgcgttactctgttcttcatgaacttaatactctagatgcagacaggagtcggtcgatgtgtggagtaatagtagtagatacagaatcgtttcgatctacttgtcacggacgtgatgcctatatacatgatcatgcctagataatctcataactatgcgcttttgtatcaattgctcgatagtaatttgttcacccaccgtaatacttatgctatcttgagagaagccactagtgaaacctatggcccccgggtctatcttttatcatataagttttcatctacttttatttgcatcttttactttccaatctatatcataaaaataccaaaaatatttatcttatcttattatctctatcagatctcactttcgcaagtggccgtgaagggattgacaacccctttattgcgttggttgcgaggttcttatttgtttgtgtaggtgcgtgggacttttgaggagcgtcctactggattgatatcttggttctcaaaaactgaggaaactacttacgctactttactgcatcaccatttcctcttcaaggaaaaccaacgcagtgctcaagaggtagcaagctcctcctcggcccgctccagattctgcttcagtccggagacttctgcAGTGTGAGCGgtcgcagccagcagcgacgcctgcttattcacatagacatatcagATTAGACTCAtgcaaaaattatttgatcctctgtttgacttttctttctgaacaccgaacagagtatcaggggctattgtctatactgtgacattctttttacaattatattacttacctcaaagcatgttagaaggctagtgcaggcttcaatTAGTCCGCTTTTTGTGGACtggatcctttcaatcaccgtacccataagggtacaggTGTTCTTCGACGATGGAAGTGCctcaaagcgcttccagcaaaATGTCCGGTGcctttggttggacagaggtcaccggcgggatagGCATGCCCCCTTCCGTCGAAGGGGCTActcgcctgattccggagccgtaggGGTCTCCGGAATTATATTTGGATGAGGGCTGAATTGAATATGGCCCCCATCGACAGTATCCATGGGGGTCtgtgtcagcattctgggaacgggggtccccagacttgcctgcctgcggcctgcagcgtggcttaGTAAGTGGCCCACTACAgcctgtcttcatcaacccaagttcaagacccttgcgaggggccaagcctcgcgggacgggcgacgcaaggcctcctcaggggcagcctcacgaggcaggctcacgaggaggcggagagatcaaggcaagaggtgccttgcgaggtgctcatgacgcaagccatgacgatcaagaccaggcgggcgccagcctgcgtagtgtcctcgtttcctctttggtgcaaagggggcaagcgcatgcgcggaataccgaggcatcaggcaaaggtttccatatcggtgcaacgagaccaagactagcaggacggcaggatggaggtcaccatggagcccaagacggcgtcatcgccaggacctttggcagtcgaagaccacctttagtcaggataacttgtactagttgtcccctttcgaaatggccgttgttggctcccttcccgctcaatatttgggaagaggaccaaggcctctataaatagggctagccaccatagtagaaggcatCTCGTCTAGAGCCAAGAGAGACGGATCGATTCCTcctcaagcacaccaccacaagaacacctctcctcgcgaggctgttcttcctctgtaatgttcatcatcagcccaagaggcaatccaccacaccacacactggattagggtattacaccacaacggtggcccgaaccagtataaacctcgtgtctcttgtgttgttcatcgatctagcttagaatcgcggcgaggttgtgggcgtgtttcggtagggagaagatcttcgtgcgcaccccagagttcaaaccttaaggattttgccggaacctgatatccgacatttggcgcgtgaggtaggggtgcgccgaaatcttctttccgctgatctgcgtcccatcgcttcgtcgcatccatggcagacgctcac comes from Triticum aestivum cultivar Chinese Spring chromosome 5B, IWGSC CS RefSeq v2.1, whole genome shotgun sequence and encodes:
- the LOC123112174 gene encoding probable N-succinyldiaminopimelate aminotransferase DapC encodes the protein MTGGPATHPGPPVIHPNPRTPPPGSLVSPKGAAQRVAARRTHARLLLSCSLDRLGSLMNLAALTSTAVPPHAHGLMPLNLASASSSSLRRSLFASLRKKISPMASAPASASAALSTAAPADNGAAKPAEQRPVQVAKRLEKFKTTIFTQMSMLAVKHGAINLGQGFPNFDGPDFVKEAAIEAIKDGKNQYARGYGVPELNSAVAERFLKDSGLQIDPDKEVTVTSGCTEAIAATILGLINPGDEVILFAPFYDSYEATLSMAGANVKAITLRPPDFAVPLEELKAAVSKNTRAIMINTPHNPTGKMFTREELEFIADLCKENDVLLFADEVYDKLAFEADHISMASIPGMYERTVTMNSLGKTFSLTGWKIGWAIAPPHLTWGVRQAHSFLTFATSTPMQSAAAAALRAPDSYFEELKRDYGAKKALLVDGLKAAGFIVYPSSGTYFVMVDHTPFGFDNDIEFCEYLIREVGVVAIPPSVFYLNPEDGKNLVRFTFCKDDDTLRAAVDRMKAKLRKK
- the LOC123112176 gene encoding junctophilin-1, with protein sequence MDGHGAGAGKLTRTPSSLLRSPTVRNCSSFQAVLVEDPEPDDKKSQAPAQGKALHPHRLRPGGPPHPALILALPLALLLLLLLLRDDRHLLLLAAAATAALAAAAAAARLLRGRLRMRRSSQTGSVQWFIGDEDDRTHHARDNGKGRGGAAAHGRVVREGVEFYSNGDCYEGEFHKGRCNGSGVYNFFGKGKYEGDWVDGKYDGYGIESWARGSRYRGQYRQGLRHGHGVYRFYSGDCYAGEWAGGQSHGIGAQTCSDGSSYVGEFKCGVKHGLGSYHFRNGDRYAGEYFGDKIHGFGVYRFANGHCYEGSWHEGKKQGFGMYTFRNGDKRSGEWDFGTLKSPLPPTDPSVERAVQAAQRAAENAFHLPRVDEQVHKVVMAANRAATAARVAAIKAVQNRMDGKFCDTYV